One Corvus moneduloides isolate bCorMon1 chromosome Z, bCorMon1.pri, whole genome shotgun sequence genomic window carries:
- the RAI14 gene encoding ankycorbin isoform X4, translating into MKSLKAKFRKSDTNEWNKNDDRLLQAVENGDPEKVASLLGKKGASATKQDSEGKTAFHLAAMKGHAECLRIMVTHGADVTAQDGAGHSALHLAAKNSHPDCIKRLLQSKCPADITDNSGKTALHYAAACGCLQAVQLLCEHKCPINIKDLDGNIPLLLAVQNGHVEVYKYLLDHGADINTRDKNGRTALMMACEASNLNMVEALLRRGADVSLVDVFGQNALHYAKLSENTGIQNLLSSKISQDVDAKSPTKAKQGNDLSSPHSSTSTPMTGKGQAFFADQVCKQEEFSSLHRDSKDRLSDSTTGADSLLDVSSEGDQQDLLLLMQAKIASLTLHNKELQDKLQERTPKEGDSTVESYSTQTQFEQTAERQNEFLVQELKPTLNATQIQEKLTSPREIKIKYLQEDLKDVQRKLENSEAKRKHVETQVQSRVPETDHLNSPDISENGSDLNLKLQETQNRYEEAVKEVLNVQRQKKPGLVSSESEETSSDLSMLKVTYGEVEALKEELKKALEESERQKEKVRELQKKFEDREQNVASKLSVEECEEMKNSYCSVIENINQEKALLIERYKEGQEEIKRLQDKLTNQMHLESSAEAGERKGVMHRRIDELNKQLSELSQLYKEAQTELEDYRKKKTLDDIASDYIPREEHEKLMEVTNSLKYKAENELSEMKSQYTKVLDEAEELKQLLDTQKQNSLPITEHRQVINALRNTIKEMEEEINELKRLLSNKDSELRNLEKALLEEKAAINEAMVPKATYEKLQSSLEGEVSALSSKLKDVIREKENISLDAMKLRNEILHLKEAKEGMHNLLEAKEREVTDLQHKYHQVQEALIEMKNSSKLEEDKDKKMNEMSKEISKLKEALNSLSQLSYSTSAPKRQSQQLEVLQQQVKQLQNQLTETKKQHQEIVSVYRMHLLYAVQGQMDEDVQKVLKQILSMCKSQSQKK; encoded by the exons ACCAACGAGTGGAATAAGAATGACGATcggctgctgcaggcagtggaGAATGGAGACCCTGAGAAAGTGGCTTCACTGCTGGGTAAAAAGGGAGCCAGTGCCACCAAACAGGATAGTGAGGGCAAAACTGC TTTTCACCTGGCAGCCATGAAAGGGCATGCAGAGTGTCTCAGGATCATGGTGACACATGGTGCAGATGTGACAGCTCAAGATGGTGCAG GGCACAGTGCTTTACATCTTGCAGCAAAGAACAGCCACCCTGATTGCATTAAGAGATTACTTcag AGTAAATGTCCAGCAGACATCACTGACAATTCTGGGAAAACAGCTTTACATTATGCAG ctgCATGTGGGTGTCTTCAGGCAGTTCAACTTCTGTGTGAACACAAATGTCCCATTAACATCAAAGATTTG GATGGCAACATACCTCTGCTGCTTGCAGTACAAAATGGTCATGTAGAAGTCTACAAATACCTTCTGGATCATGGAGCAGACATCAACACCAGGGATAAAAATGGAAG AACTGCTTTGATGATGGCTTGTGAAGCCAGTAACCTTAACATGGTGGAAGCTCTCCTTAGGAGAGGTGCAGATGTCAGTTTAGTAGATGTCTTTGGACAGAATGCCCTGCATTACGCCAAGCTCTCCGAGAATACAGGGATCCAGAATCTCCTGTCGTCAAAGATATCGCAGGATGTGG ATGCAAAGTCTccaacaaaagcaaagcag GGTAATGATTTGTCCTCTCCACACTCATCAACTTCAACTCCCATGACTGGAAAAGGACAAGCTTTCTTTGCTGATCAAGTGTGCAAG CAGGAAGAATTCAGCTCCTTGCACAGGGACAGTAAAGACAGACTGAGTGACAGCACAACAG gtgCTGATAGTTTATTGGATGTGAGTTCTGAAGGTGACCAACAAGATCTACTTCTGTTGATGCAAGCAAAAATTGCCTCTCTGACATTGCACAATaaggagctgcaggacaaaTTACAG GAAAGAACACCTAAAGAAGGGGATTCAACTGTAGAATCTTATTCAACCCAAACACAGTTTGAGCAAACAGCAGAGAGACAAAATGAGTTCTTAGTTCAGGAGCTGAAGCCTACATTAAATGCCACTCAAATCCAAGAAAAGTTGACAAGCcccagagaaataaaaattaaatacctccaggaagACTTAAAGGATGTGCAGAGAAAATTAGAGAATTCTGAAGCCAAAAGAAAGCATGTGGAAACTCAGGTTCAGTCTAGAGTCCCAGAAACAGATCATTTAAATAGCccagacatttcagaaaatggTTCTGATCTTAATCTGAAGCTCCAAGAAACTCAAAACAGGTATGAGGAAGCTGTGAAAGAGGTTTTGAATGTACAAAGGCAAAAGAAGCCAGGTCTTGTTTCCTCTGAAAGTGAAGAAACCAGTTCTGATCTGAGTATGTTGAAGGTTACATATGGAGAAGTTGAAGCACTCAAGGAAGAATTGAAGAAAGCattggaggaaagtgaaagacaaaaagaaaaagtgagagaGCTACAGAAAAAGTTTGAAGACAGAGAGCAGAATGTGGCAAGCAAATTGTCTGTGGAAGAGTGTGAGGAAATGAAGAATTCATATTGTTCAGTTATTGAAAACATTAATCAAGAAAAAGCATTGCTGATTGAGAGGTACAAGGAAGGGcaagaggaaattaaaaggCTACAGGACAAGCTGACAAATCAGATGCATTTGGAATCTAGTGCTGAagctggagaaaggaaaggtgTGATGCACAGAAGAATAGATGAGCTCAACAAGCAGCTTAGTGAATTGTCTCAGTTGTACAAAGAAGCACAGACAGAGCTTGAAgactacaggaagaaaaaaactctaGATGATATAGCTTCGGACTACATTCCTAGAGAAGAACATGAGAAACTGATGGAAGTAACAAATTCTTtgaaatacaaagcagaaaatgagtTATCAGAAATGAAATCCCAGTACACAAAAGTATTAGATGAAGCAGAAGAACTCAAGCAACTGCTAGACACTCAGAAACAAAACTCTTTGCCAATTACTGAGCACCGTCAGGTAATCAATGCACTCAGAAATACTATAAAGGagatggaagaagaaataaatgagcTGAAACGACTGCTTAGCAACAAGGATAGTGAATTAAGAAACTTGGAAAAGGCGTTACtggaagaaaaagctgcaaTTAATGAAGCAATGGTACCCAAGGCCACGTATGAAAAGCTCCAGTCCTCCCTAGAGGGTGAAGTTAGTGCTTTGTCATCCAAACTGAAGGATGTAATCcgagagaaggaaaatatatcTTTAGATGCCATGAAactgagaaatgaaattttgcaCTTGAAAGAAGCAAAGGAAGGTATGCATAATCTGCTTGAAGCAAAGGAACGGGAGGTGACTGATCTTCAGCACAAGTACCATCAAGTTCAAGAAGCTCTTATTGAAATGAAAAACTCATCAAAACTAGAAGAAGATAAAGACAAAAAG ATGAATGAAATGTCCAAGGAAATCAGCAAATTAAAAGAAGCATTGAATAGCCTTTCTCAGCTCTCCTACTCAACCAGTGCCCCCAAAAGacaaagccagcagctggaggtgtTACAGCAACAAGTGAAGCAGTTGCAAAACCAACTGACT gaaacaaagaaacaacacCAGGAAATTGTCTCAGTTTACAGGATGCACCTTCTCTATGCTGTGCAG GGTCAAATGGATGAAGATGTCCAGAAAGTGCTTAAACAAATTTTATCAATGTGTAAAAGCCAGTCAcaaaaaaagtga
- the RAI14 gene encoding ankycorbin isoform X1, whose product MKSLKAKFRKSDTNEWNKNDDRLLQAVENGDPEKVASLLGKKGASATKQDSEGKTAFHLAAMKGHAECLRIMVTHGADVTAQDGAGHSALHLAAKNSHPDCIKRLLQSKCPADITDNSGKTALHYAAACGCLQAVQLLCEHKCPINIKDLDGNIPLLLAVQNGHVEVYKYLLDHGADINTRDKNGRTALMMACEASNLNMVEALLRRGADVSLVDVFGQNALHYAKLSENTGIQNLLSSKISQDVDAKSPTKAKQHDQGSKLSSERSGTPKKRKAPPPPISPIQGNDLSSPHSSTSTPMTGKGQAFFADQVCKQEEFSSLHRDSKDRLSDSTTGADSLLDVSSEGDQQDLLLLMQAKIASLTLHNKELQDKLQERTPKEGDSTVESYSTQTQFEQTAERQNEFLVQELKPTLNATQIQEKLTSPREIKIKYLQEDLKDVQRKLENSEAKRKHVETQVQSRVPETDHLNSPDISENGSDLNLKLQETQNRYEEAVKEVLNVQRQKKPGLVSSESEETSSDLSMLKVTYGEVEALKEELKKALEESERQKEKVRELQKKFEDREQNVASKLSVEECEEMKNSYCSVIENINQEKALLIERYKEGQEEIKRLQDKLTNQMHLESSAEAGERKGVMHRRIDELNKQLSELSQLYKEAQTELEDYRKKKTLDDIASDYIPREEHEKLMEVTNSLKYKAENELSEMKSQYTKVLDEAEELKQLLDTQKQNSLPITEHRQVINALRNTIKEMEEEINELKRLLSNKDSELRNLEKALLEEKAAINEAMVPKATYEKLQSSLEGEVSALSSKLKDVIREKENISLDAMKLRNEILHLKEAKEGMHNLLEAKEREVTDLQHKYHQVQEALIEMKNSSKLEEDKDKKMNEMSKEISKLKEALNSLSQLSYSTSAPKRQSQQLEVLQQQVKQLQNQLTETKKQHQEIVSVYRMHLLYAVQGQMDEDVQKVLKQILSMCKSQSQKK is encoded by the exons ACCAACGAGTGGAATAAGAATGACGATcggctgctgcaggcagtggaGAATGGAGACCCTGAGAAAGTGGCTTCACTGCTGGGTAAAAAGGGAGCCAGTGCCACCAAACAGGATAGTGAGGGCAAAACTGC TTTTCACCTGGCAGCCATGAAAGGGCATGCAGAGTGTCTCAGGATCATGGTGACACATGGTGCAGATGTGACAGCTCAAGATGGTGCAG GGCACAGTGCTTTACATCTTGCAGCAAAGAACAGCCACCCTGATTGCATTAAGAGATTACTTcag AGTAAATGTCCAGCAGACATCACTGACAATTCTGGGAAAACAGCTTTACATTATGCAG ctgCATGTGGGTGTCTTCAGGCAGTTCAACTTCTGTGTGAACACAAATGTCCCATTAACATCAAAGATTTG GATGGCAACATACCTCTGCTGCTTGCAGTACAAAATGGTCATGTAGAAGTCTACAAATACCTTCTGGATCATGGAGCAGACATCAACACCAGGGATAAAAATGGAAG AACTGCTTTGATGATGGCTTGTGAAGCCAGTAACCTTAACATGGTGGAAGCTCTCCTTAGGAGAGGTGCAGATGTCAGTTTAGTAGATGTCTTTGGACAGAATGCCCTGCATTACGCCAAGCTCTCCGAGAATACAGGGATCCAGAATCTCCTGTCGTCAAAGATATCGCAGGATGTGG ATGCAAAGTCTccaacaaaagcaaagcag CATGATCAAGGCTCTAAATTAAGTTCAGAAAGAAGTGGAACTCCAAAAAAACGCAAAGCCCCACCTCCTCCTATCAGTCCTATTCAG GGTAATGATTTGTCCTCTCCACACTCATCAACTTCAACTCCCATGACTGGAAAAGGACAAGCTTTCTTTGCTGATCAAGTGTGCAAG CAGGAAGAATTCAGCTCCTTGCACAGGGACAGTAAAGACAGACTGAGTGACAGCACAACAG gtgCTGATAGTTTATTGGATGTGAGTTCTGAAGGTGACCAACAAGATCTACTTCTGTTGATGCAAGCAAAAATTGCCTCTCTGACATTGCACAATaaggagctgcaggacaaaTTACAG GAAAGAACACCTAAAGAAGGGGATTCAACTGTAGAATCTTATTCAACCCAAACACAGTTTGAGCAAACAGCAGAGAGACAAAATGAGTTCTTAGTTCAGGAGCTGAAGCCTACATTAAATGCCACTCAAATCCAAGAAAAGTTGACAAGCcccagagaaataaaaattaaatacctccaggaagACTTAAAGGATGTGCAGAGAAAATTAGAGAATTCTGAAGCCAAAAGAAAGCATGTGGAAACTCAGGTTCAGTCTAGAGTCCCAGAAACAGATCATTTAAATAGCccagacatttcagaaaatggTTCTGATCTTAATCTGAAGCTCCAAGAAACTCAAAACAGGTATGAGGAAGCTGTGAAAGAGGTTTTGAATGTACAAAGGCAAAAGAAGCCAGGTCTTGTTTCCTCTGAAAGTGAAGAAACCAGTTCTGATCTGAGTATGTTGAAGGTTACATATGGAGAAGTTGAAGCACTCAAGGAAGAATTGAAGAAAGCattggaggaaagtgaaagacaaaaagaaaaagtgagagaGCTACAGAAAAAGTTTGAAGACAGAGAGCAGAATGTGGCAAGCAAATTGTCTGTGGAAGAGTGTGAGGAAATGAAGAATTCATATTGTTCAGTTATTGAAAACATTAATCAAGAAAAAGCATTGCTGATTGAGAGGTACAAGGAAGGGcaagaggaaattaaaaggCTACAGGACAAGCTGACAAATCAGATGCATTTGGAATCTAGTGCTGAagctggagaaaggaaaggtgTGATGCACAGAAGAATAGATGAGCTCAACAAGCAGCTTAGTGAATTGTCTCAGTTGTACAAAGAAGCACAGACAGAGCTTGAAgactacaggaagaaaaaaactctaGATGATATAGCTTCGGACTACATTCCTAGAGAAGAACATGAGAAACTGATGGAAGTAACAAATTCTTtgaaatacaaagcagaaaatgagtTATCAGAAATGAAATCCCAGTACACAAAAGTATTAGATGAAGCAGAAGAACTCAAGCAACTGCTAGACACTCAGAAACAAAACTCTTTGCCAATTACTGAGCACCGTCAGGTAATCAATGCACTCAGAAATACTATAAAGGagatggaagaagaaataaatgagcTGAAACGACTGCTTAGCAACAAGGATAGTGAATTAAGAAACTTGGAAAAGGCGTTACtggaagaaaaagctgcaaTTAATGAAGCAATGGTACCCAAGGCCACGTATGAAAAGCTCCAGTCCTCCCTAGAGGGTGAAGTTAGTGCTTTGTCATCCAAACTGAAGGATGTAATCcgagagaaggaaaatatatcTTTAGATGCCATGAAactgagaaatgaaattttgcaCTTGAAAGAAGCAAAGGAAGGTATGCATAATCTGCTTGAAGCAAAGGAACGGGAGGTGACTGATCTTCAGCACAAGTACCATCAAGTTCAAGAAGCTCTTATTGAAATGAAAAACTCATCAAAACTAGAAGAAGATAAAGACAAAAAG ATGAATGAAATGTCCAAGGAAATCAGCAAATTAAAAGAAGCATTGAATAGCCTTTCTCAGCTCTCCTACTCAACCAGTGCCCCCAAAAGacaaagccagcagctggaggtgtTACAGCAACAAGTGAAGCAGTTGCAAAACCAACTGACT gaaacaaagaaacaacacCAGGAAATTGTCTCAGTTTACAGGATGCACCTTCTCTATGCTGTGCAG GGTCAAATGGATGAAGATGTCCAGAAAGTGCTTAAACAAATTTTATCAATGTGTAAAAGCCAGTCAcaaaaaaagtga